One genomic window of Undibacterium cyanobacteriorum includes the following:
- a CDS encoding glutamate synthase subunit beta has translation MGKVTGFMEYQRLQEASEAPKARLKHYKEFVLHLDEKQATQQAARCMDCGIPFCNNGCPINNIIPDWNDLTYHGNYQQALAVLHSTNNFPEFTGRICPAPCESACTLGVHELPVGIKSIEHFIIDKGWENGWVTPQIPEHKTGKKVAIVGSGPAGLAAAQQLARAGHDVTVFEKNDRVGGLLRYGIPDFKMEKSHIDRRVEQMQAEGVTFRTGVLVGKDFPSNITNWSKETISPDQLKKEFDAVVVAGGAEVPRDLPVPGRELKGVHFAMEFLPVQNKVNAGDKYKDQISAAGKHVVVIGGGDTGSDCVGTSNRHGAKSVTQFELMPQPPEQENKPLVWPYWPTKLRTSSSHEEGCERDWAVATKRLEGKGGKVEKLIACRLEWKDGKMTEVPDSEFEVKADLVLLAMGFVSPVGQVLDAFGVDKDARGNARASTEGEGCYKTNVDKVFAAGDMRRGQSLVVWAIREGRQCAREVDAFLMGESVLPR, from the coding sequence ATGGGAAAAGTAACCGGTTTTATGGAATACCAGCGCTTGCAAGAAGCGAGCGAAGCGCCGAAGGCGCGTTTGAAGCATTACAAAGAATTTGTTTTGCATTTGGATGAGAAGCAGGCGACCCAACAAGCGGCGCGTTGTATGGATTGCGGCATTCCGTTTTGTAATAACGGCTGCCCGATTAACAACATCATCCCTGATTGGAATGATCTAACCTATCACGGCAATTATCAACAAGCCTTGGCGGTCTTACATTCGACGAATAACTTCCCAGAATTTACCGGACGTATTTGTCCAGCACCTTGCGAATCTGCTTGTACCTTGGGTGTGCATGAATTGCCAGTCGGGATTAAATCGATTGAGCATTTCATCATCGATAAAGGATGGGAAAACGGTTGGGTCACACCACAAATTCCAGAGCACAAAACGGGTAAGAAGGTGGCGATTGTCGGCTCGGGCCCTGCAGGTTTGGCCGCAGCACAACAGTTGGCGCGCGCTGGTCATGATGTGACCGTCTTTGAAAAAAATGATCGCGTTGGTGGCTTACTGCGCTATGGGATTCCCGATTTCAAAATGGAAAAATCGCATATCGATCGCCGTGTTGAACAAATGCAGGCAGAAGGCGTGACCTTCCGTACTGGCGTCTTGGTGGGTAAAGACTTTCCAAGCAATATTACGAATTGGTCGAAAGAGACAATCTCGCCGGATCAATTGAAAAAAGAATTTGATGCCGTGGTCGTTGCAGGGGGCGCAGAAGTGCCGCGTGATCTACCTGTACCGGGTCGCGAACTCAAAGGGGTGCACTTCGCAATGGAATTCTTGCCAGTGCAAAATAAGGTGAATGCAGGAGACAAGTACAAAGATCAAATCAGTGCAGCAGGCAAGCACGTGGTCGTGATCGGTGGTGGCGATACGGGTTCCGATTGTGTTGGAACTTCGAATCGTCATGGCGCAAAGTCAGTCACACAATTCGAACTGATGCCACAACCACCAGAGCAAGAAAACAAACCGCTGGTATGGCCGTATTGGCCGACGAAATTACGTACATCGTCTTCGCATGAAGAAGGCTGTGAACGTGACTGGGCTGTGGCCACCAAACGTTTGGAAGGCAAGGGCGGTAAAGTCGAAAAACTGATTGCCTGCCGCCTTGAATGGAAAGACGGAAAAATGACTGAAGTACCGGACTCCGAGTTCGAAGTCAAAGCGGACTTGGTCTTGTTGGCGATGGGTTTTGTTTCTCCCGTCGGCCAAGTCTTAGATGCATTCGGCGTTGATAAAGACGCGCGTGGCAATGCGCGCGCGAGCACCGAAGGTGAAGGCTGCTACAAAACCAATGTCGACAAAGTGTTCGCTGCTGGCGACATGCGTCGCGGTCAATCTCTGGTGGTATGGGCGATCCGCGAAGGCCGCCAATGCGCCCGTGAGGTGGATGCATTCTTGATGGGCGAAAGCGTATTGCCACGCTAA
- a CDS encoding M16 family metallopeptidase: protein MQTVQAEQADAPITPITTDPSIKIGKLSNGLSYYIKSNAVPKNQVEIRLAVKYGSIDEAESERGAAHFIEHLVFRNSQQFKSDSLVPMFGRLGLKIGENLNGTTHHEKTVYTLSLPSNKDQQVKMALQGLAAMAGGARFLSKDVEGEMSIIDQEQQLRENYSYRSSEAMLDFQLRGTPHAHRMPIGVKEIRRTFTAPMLQKLYDQHYRANRMAVVVVGNIDAAAVLRQIEAQFSSIARSEHPYQRPPSDLPVHEKAELKVISDPEQMNHEIQIPFSIRTLQISRNNRDLEKEWTRRIYFKLMNQRLHGGVVYKTALLNEIEWVNDFEAVNLYLKLDSNAVNAIEKANLTIQQVIDKGFLAEELDDARQDFLTHYEQAYRERDKLGSDFYAEAALNHFLYGSKLWSPEQRYQMVTKALQAIQLSGLNQFAKQVRLDPSNAQILYWVPANAKESLPSLSQLLGAFKISSTGALPDYKPSERLKSPIKTPPARPGTIVSETYNTKLGAYEWLLSNGVVVVLKKTNLAADRVIMLHEQAGGTAWVADQDVVTANLSSMLTDTMGFDQISPRLLQRYQASKGLSYGLNVNFHGRQIYGESATANVLDLLQINYQRITNSSREVGLFKIGQTNLKQNLMSANQNTDQVIADQLRRLIFRDDPRTIYLPPIRDIETLNVDKVISTFEGMNKDFNGSYFVFVGNLDFDDLRIQLPKYLANLPSKERDITLKRAYPEFAQGVVERTIFLGNEDKSLLSVVFLNEVQTRQDIDRLHVDLLNQILYQRVWKKLREQQALIYSFEITNAYYNSGRGLAAMMFLPGASDKLDHIEKAFFSEIEQLQTKLVAIEELVEAKKKILNTHREAMQKNYYIANKLLEIELRRSAGEMYLEPEKLLAKATEASLRQAAQKFYDLKHLVKLKKLPAAMATGPQAEMERYRTQVPRDLGAEAIRALRNDSWSIFRDIVDSTVAEKAPGLYLNTATRLLQLEEIGKRAGKVEVGACLETAKQSQLEFVLVARELIKSVSGDGDTGKKVGDAISVQDRNEIWRKTTPVLDALGRIAKTLEQCADGNL from the coding sequence GTGCAAACAGTTCAGGCGGAGCAAGCTGATGCACCGATTACTCCCATTACGACTGATCCTAGCATCAAGATCGGCAAGCTAAGTAACGGCCTCAGCTACTACATCAAAAGTAATGCTGTACCGAAGAATCAAGTCGAAATACGGTTGGCCGTGAAATACGGTTCTATCGATGAAGCTGAATCGGAACGTGGCGCAGCACATTTTATTGAGCACTTGGTGTTTCGCAATAGTCAGCAGTTTAAGTCCGATTCTTTGGTTCCTATGTTTGGTCGCTTAGGGCTCAAGATTGGTGAAAATTTGAATGGCACCACGCATCATGAGAAAACGGTGTACACCTTGTCTTTGCCTAGCAACAAAGATCAACAAGTCAAGATGGCCCTGCAGGGGCTCGCGGCGATGGCGGGTGGCGCGCGCTTTTTGAGCAAAGATGTTGAAGGTGAAATGAGCATCATTGATCAAGAACAACAACTTCGAGAAAATTACTCTTACCGCAGCTCGGAAGCGATGCTGGATTTCCAACTGCGTGGAACCCCGCATGCTCACCGTATGCCGATAGGCGTCAAGGAGATTCGTCGCACCTTCACCGCACCGATGCTGCAAAAACTTTACGATCAACACTACCGTGCAAATCGTATGGCTGTAGTGGTGGTTGGCAATATCGACGCGGCTGCTGTTCTGCGTCAGATAGAAGCACAATTTTCTTCAATTGCGCGCTCTGAACATCCTTATCAACGTCCTCCTTCAGATCTCCCAGTTCATGAGAAAGCTGAGCTCAAGGTGATATCGGATCCCGAGCAAATGAATCATGAGATACAAATTCCGTTCTCGATTCGCACCTTGCAGATCTCACGAAATAACCGTGATTTAGAGAAGGAATGGACACGTCGGATTTACTTCAAATTAATGAATCAGCGTTTGCACGGTGGCGTGGTTTATAAGACTGCTCTCTTAAATGAAATTGAATGGGTTAATGACTTTGAAGCGGTGAACCTTTATCTTAAGCTCGATAGTAATGCGGTCAATGCGATTGAGAAAGCGAACCTGACCATACAGCAAGTCATAGATAAAGGTTTCTTGGCCGAAGAGTTGGATGATGCGCGTCAGGACTTTCTAACGCATTACGAGCAAGCCTACCGAGAGCGGGACAAGCTGGGATCTGACTTTTACGCAGAAGCAGCACTTAACCATTTTTTGTACGGTTCGAAATTGTGGTCACCTGAACAAAGATATCAGATGGTGACAAAGGCTTTGCAAGCCATTCAATTGTCTGGCCTCAACCAGTTTGCAAAGCAGGTGCGTCTTGATCCTAGCAACGCGCAGATCCTCTATTGGGTTCCAGCCAATGCGAAAGAAAGTCTACCGAGTCTCAGTCAACTCTTGGGCGCTTTCAAAATCAGCAGCACAGGTGCACTGCCAGACTACAAGCCTAGCGAACGATTAAAGTCACCGATCAAGACACCTCCTGCTAGGCCAGGCACGATTGTTTCTGAAACCTATAATACCAAGCTCGGTGCTTATGAGTGGCTCTTGTCGAATGGCGTGGTGGTGGTTTTGAAAAAGACCAACTTGGCGGCCGATCGAGTCATTATGCTGCATGAGCAAGCTGGTGGAACGGCATGGGTAGCAGATCAAGATGTGGTGACTGCTAATTTGTCATCGATGCTAACGGACACGATGGGATTTGATCAGATTTCCCCACGGTTGCTGCAGAGATACCAAGCTTCGAAGGGGCTGAGCTACGGACTCAATGTGAATTTTCACGGGCGCCAAATTTATGGCGAGAGTGCAACTGCAAACGTACTTGACCTGCTGCAGATTAATTATCAGCGCATCACCAATTCGAGCCGCGAGGTCGGTTTATTCAAGATTGGTCAGACGAATTTGAAGCAGAACCTGATGTCGGCGAATCAGAATACGGATCAAGTCATCGCAGATCAATTACGTCGATTGATTTTCCGTGATGACCCCAGAACCATTTATTTGCCGCCAATTCGTGATATTGAAACTTTGAATGTCGACAAAGTTATTTCTACTTTCGAGGGTATGAATAAGGATTTCAATGGAAGTTACTTCGTCTTCGTTGGTAATCTCGATTTTGATGATCTTCGTATTCAGCTTCCAAAGTATCTCGCCAATTTACCTTCGAAGGAACGTGATATCACGCTCAAACGAGCCTACCCAGAGTTCGCGCAAGGTGTTGTGGAACGTACGATTTTTCTCGGCAATGAGGATAAGTCCTTGCTGTCAGTGGTCTTTCTGAATGAAGTACAAACCCGCCAGGATATTGATCGTTTGCATGTTGATTTGCTTAACCAAATTTTGTACCAGAGAGTATGGAAGAAATTACGTGAACAGCAAGCATTGATTTATAGTTTTGAAATCACTAACGCTTATTATAATTCCGGGCGCGGACTCGCAGCGATGATGTTCTTGCCTGGCGCATCGGATAAGCTAGACCACATCGAAAAAGCGTTTTTCTCGGAGATCGAGCAATTGCAGACGAAACTTGTTGCAATCGAAGAGCTGGTCGAGGCGAAAAAGAAAATATTGAATACGCATCGTGAAGCGATGCAAAAGAATTACTACATCGCGAATAAACTTCTCGAAATTGAATTGCGAAGATCTGCTGGTGAAATGTATTTGGAACCAGAAAAATTATTGGCCAAGGCAACAGAGGCGAGCTTACGTCAAGCAGCGCAGAAGTTCTACGACCTCAAACACCTTGTAAAACTGAAGAAACTACCCGCCGCTATGGCGACCGGGCCACAAGCGGAAATGGAGCGCTATCGCACACAAGTACCACGTGATCTCGGTGCTGAAGCAATCAGGGCATTGAGGAATGACTCATGGAGCATCTTCAGAGATATCGTTGATTCGACGGTAGCGGAGAAAGCGCCGGGGCTCTATTTGAACACGGCGACAAGACTTCTCCAGCTTGAGGAGATTGGAAAGCGGGCTGGTAAAGTTGAAGTAGGGGCGTGTCTGGAAACTGCTAAGCAGTCTCAATTGGAATTTGTATTGGTCGCGAGAGAATTGATCAAGAGTGTCAGTGGTGATGGCGATACCGGAAAGAAAGTGGGCGATGCTATTTCTGTTCAAGACCGGAATGAGATTTGGCGTAAGACCACGCCAGTGCTTGATGCACTCGGAAGAATCGCCAAGACGCTAGAGCAATGCGCCGATGGGAATCTATAG
- a CDS encoding O-acetyl-ADP-ribose deacetylase: MKITILKSDITKLTVDVIVNAANSSLLGGGGVDGAIHRAAGKALLEECHALHGCKAGQAKYTQAYALPAKYVIHTVGPVWQGGQKNEAELLRSCYQNSLAIARDLGVHSIAFPAISTGAYRYPLDEATRIAISSVQEFAAESGSVQEVVFCCFSDADEACYRTAYAELTTGKNGP, encoded by the coding sequence GTGAAAATCACGATCTTGAAATCAGACATCACCAAATTGACCGTGGATGTGATTGTCAACGCGGCTAACTCGTCGTTACTAGGTGGCGGCGGGGTCGATGGTGCGATTCATCGTGCCGCCGGCAAAGCTTTATTGGAGGAATGTCATGCACTACATGGCTGCAAAGCGGGTCAAGCGAAATACACGCAAGCCTATGCATTGCCAGCGAAGTATGTGATCCATACTGTTGGCCCCGTCTGGCAAGGTGGACAGAAAAACGAAGCAGAACTATTACGGAGCTGCTACCAGAACAGCCTAGCCATCGCACGCGATCTTGGGGTGCACAGCATTGCTTTTCCCGCCATCAGTACTGGCGCTTACCGCTATCCTTTAGACGAAGCAACTCGTATTGCCATCTCCTCTGTACAAGAGTTTGCCGCAGAAAGCGGCTCTGTACAGGAGGTTGTGTTTTGTTGTTTCAGCGATGCAGACGAAGCATGTTATCGCACAGCTTACGCAGAACTCACCACTGGGAAAAACGGGCCTTAA
- a CDS encoding glutamate synthase-related protein: protein MHAQGLYDPSNEKDACGVGFVAHIKGKKSHAIIEQGLLILKNLDHRGAVGADALMGDGAGVLIQIPDQFYREEMAKQGVDLPPPGEYGVGMIFLPKEHASRLACEQEIERAVRAEGQVVLGWRDVPVDRDMPMSPTVREKEPVIRQIFIGRGPDIMVTDALERKLYVIRKSAVHAIEALKLLHGKEYFVPSMSARTIVYKGLLLADQVGVYYKDLQDARCVSALALVHQRFSTNTFPEWPLAHPYRMIAHNGEINTVKGNFNWMRAREGVMKSAVLGDDLQKLYPLIFEGQSDTASFDNALELLVMAGYPIAQAMMMMIPEAWENHTMMDDNRRAFYEYHAAMMEPWDGPAAMAFTDGRQIGGTLDRNGLRPARYIITDDDLVVMASESGVLPIPEARIIKKWRLQPGKMFLIDLEAGRIIDDKEIKDTYANAKPYKQWINSVRIKLSALKGEVKEEAAKASLLDRQQAFGYTQEDIKFLMEPMAGSGEEAIGSMGNDASLAVMSNKLKPLYNYFKQLFAQVTNPPIDPIREAMVMSLVSFIGPKPNLLDTNNINPPMRLEVSQPILNFDDIAKLRNISANTGGKFKSYELDICYPVAWGKDGIEARLASICAEVVDAVKSGHNIMIITDRKMDADHVAIPALLATSTVHQHLVSKGLRTTTGLVVETGSARETHHFALLAGYGAEAVHPYLAMETLAAMVNDPTLQLKDVDAEKAIYNYTKAIGKGLHKVMSKMGISTYMSYCGAQIFEAVGLNKSLVDKYFRGTASNVEGIGVFEVAEEALRLHKLAFGKDPVLANALDAGGEYAFRVRGEDHMWTPDSIAKLQHSTRSNNFNTYKEYAQLINDQSKRHMTLRGLFEFKIDPSKAIPLEQVEPAKEIVKRFATGAMSLGSISTEAHATLAIAMNRIGGKSNTGEGGEDPARYTQELKGIPIKQGATLASVIGKEQVEVDIPLQDGDSLRSRIKQVASGRFGVTAEYLTSADQIQIKMAQGAKPGEGGQLPGHKVSEYIAKLRFSVPGVGLISPPPHHDIYSIEDLAQLIHDLKNVNPSASISVKLVSEVGVGTIAAGVAKAKSDHIVIAGHDGGTGASPLSSIKHAGTPWELGLSEAQQTLVLNGLRGRVRVQADGQMKTGRDVVIAAMLGADEVGFATAPLVVEGCIMMRKCHLNTCPVGVATQDPELRKKFSGKPEHVVNYFFFVAEEARQIMAQLGIRTFDELIGRVDLLDKSKAISHWKAKGLDFTRIFHQVETSEDTATRHVDGQDHGLDKALDNKLIMQAKLALETGEKVSFIQPVKNLNRTVGAMLSGEVAKRYGHAGLPDDTIHVQLQGTAGQSVGAFLARGVTLDLVGEGNDYVGKGLSGGRIIIRPNTEFRGWAVDNIICGNTVMYGAIAGEAFINGVAGERFAVRNSGAIAIVEGTGDHGCEYMTGGTVIVLGNTGRNFAAGMSGGIAYVYDPDGEFEAKCNTAMVSLDRVIAGDEQEKNVDKSLWHSATRGGERQTDEAILRGLIERHFKHTGSTRARNLLDDWARSRAKFVKVFPNEYKRALAEMYGAEQAAVKLEKAA from the coding sequence ATGCACGCACAAGGTTTATACGACCCAAGTAATGAAAAAGACGCCTGCGGTGTCGGTTTTGTTGCTCATATTAAAGGTAAGAAATCGCATGCCATCATTGAACAAGGCTTGTTGATTCTGAAGAATTTGGATCACCGCGGTGCGGTCGGTGCCGATGCTTTGATGGGCGATGGTGCGGGTGTCTTGATTCAAATCCCAGATCAATTTTACCGTGAGGAAATGGCGAAGCAGGGCGTCGATTTGCCACCACCTGGCGAATATGGCGTTGGCATGATCTTCCTGCCGAAGGAACATGCTTCGCGTTTGGCTTGCGAACAAGAGATTGAACGTGCGGTGCGTGCCGAAGGGCAAGTGGTGTTGGGCTGGCGTGATGTACCGGTCGATCGCGACATGCCGATGTCGCCGACAGTGCGTGAAAAAGAGCCAGTGATTCGTCAGATCTTCATCGGCCGCGGCCCAGACATCATGGTGACTGATGCTTTGGAACGTAAGTTGTATGTGATTCGTAAATCGGCCGTGCATGCGATTGAAGCTTTGAAGCTCTTGCATGGCAAAGAGTATTTCGTACCATCGATGTCGGCGCGGACGATTGTCTACAAAGGTTTGCTGTTGGCTGATCAGGTCGGTGTCTACTACAAAGACTTGCAAGATGCGCGTTGCGTATCGGCCTTGGCCTTGGTGCATCAACGTTTCTCCACCAATACCTTCCCAGAATGGCCACTGGCTCACCCCTACCGCATGATTGCGCACAATGGTGAAATCAATACCGTTAAAGGTAACTTCAACTGGATGCGTGCCCGCGAAGGTGTGATGAAGTCGGCAGTGCTCGGCGACGATCTCCAAAAACTTTATCCTTTGATTTTTGAAGGCCAATCTGACACCGCGAGTTTCGATAACGCACTCGAACTGTTAGTGATGGCAGGTTACCCCATCGCGCAAGCGATGATGATGATGATTCCTGAAGCGTGGGAAAACCACACCATGATGGATGACAATCGTCGTGCCTTCTATGAATACCACGCGGCCATGATGGAGCCATGGGATGGCCCAGCAGCGATGGCGTTTACCGATGGTCGTCAAATTGGTGGTACTTTGGATCGTAATGGCTTGCGTCCAGCGCGTTACATCATTACCGACGATGATTTGGTGGTGATGGCTTCGGAATCTGGTGTGTTGCCGATCCCAGAAGCGCGCATCATCAAGAAATGGCGTCTGCAGCCAGGCAAGATGTTCTTGATCGACCTCGAAGCCGGTCGCATCATCGACGACAAAGAAATCAAAGATACTTACGCCAACGCTAAGCCATACAAACAATGGATTAACTCGGTGCGTATCAAACTCAGCGCCTTAAAAGGTGAGGTGAAGGAAGAAGCCGCAAAGGCAAGTTTGCTCGATCGCCAGCAAGCATTCGGTTATACCCAAGAAGATATTAAATTCTTGATGGAGCCAATGGCAGGTAGTGGCGAAGAAGCGATCGGTTCTATGGGTAACGATGCTTCTTTGGCGGTGATGTCGAACAAGCTCAAACCTTTGTATAACTACTTCAAGCAATTGTTCGCGCAGGTGACGAATCCACCGATCGATCCTATTCGTGAAGCGATGGTGATGTCCTTGGTGTCCTTCATTGGGCCAAAGCCAAATCTGCTCGACACCAATAACATCAATCCACCGATGCGTTTGGAAGTGTCGCAACCGATCTTGAACTTTGATGATATCGCTAAGCTGCGTAACATCAGTGCGAACACTGGTGGCAAGTTCAAATCCTATGAACTCGATATCTGCTATCCAGTCGCGTGGGGTAAAGATGGTATTGAAGCGCGCTTAGCTTCCATCTGCGCCGAAGTGGTGGATGCGGTCAAGTCTGGCCACAACATCATGATCATTACGGATCGCAAGATGGATGCGGATCATGTCGCTATCCCAGCCTTATTGGCAACCTCAACTGTGCATCAACACTTGGTCAGCAAGGGCTTGCGTACCACTACAGGTTTAGTGGTTGAGACAGGCTCGGCACGCGAGACACATCATTTTGCCTTGTTGGCGGGTTACGGTGCCGAAGCGGTTCATCCTTACTTGGCGATGGAAACCTTGGCCGCAATGGTGAATGATCCAACTTTGCAGTTGAAAGATGTCGACGCTGAAAAAGCCATTTACAACTACACCAAAGCGATCGGCAAAGGCTTGCATAAAGTCATGTCGAAAATGGGTATCTCTACCTACATGTCTTACTGTGGTGCACAGATTTTCGAAGCCGTTGGTTTGAATAAATCCTTGGTCGACAAATATTTCCGTGGCACGGCATCGAACGTTGAAGGCATCGGCGTATTTGAAGTGGCAGAGGAAGCGTTGCGCTTGCATAAGCTGGCTTTTGGTAAAGACCCTGTGTTGGCGAATGCTTTGGATGCTGGCGGTGAATATGCTTTCCGCGTACGTGGTGAAGACCATATGTGGACACCCGATTCAATCGCCAAGTTGCAGCATTCCACGCGCTCGAATAACTTCAACACGTATAAAGAGTACGCACAACTGATTAACGATCAATCCAAACGTCACATGACTCTGCGTGGCTTGTTTGAATTCAAGATTGATCCAAGCAAAGCGATTCCTTTGGAGCAGGTCGAACCTGCAAAAGAGATCGTCAAACGCTTTGCTACAGGTGCGATGTCGCTGGGCTCGATCAGTACCGAAGCACATGCCACTTTAGCGATCGCGATGAACCGTATCGGTGGTAAGTCGAACACCGGCGAAGGCGGTGAAGATCCAGCGCGTTATACACAAGAATTGAAAGGTATCCCGATCAAACAAGGCGCAACTTTGGCCTCCGTGATTGGCAAGGAACAAGTCGAAGTCGATATTCCTTTGCAAGACGGTGACTCGCTGCGTTCCCGCATTAAACAAGTGGCTTCAGGTCGTTTCGGTGTGACTGCTGAATACTTGACCTCCGCTGATCAAATCCAGATCAAGATGGCGCAAGGTGCGAAACCAGGTGAAGGTGGTCAGTTACCAGGTCATAAGGTGTCTGAATACATCGCGAAATTACGTTTCTCTGTGCCAGGCGTTGGCTTGATCTCGCCGCCACCACATCATGATATTTACTCGATCGAAGATTTGGCGCAATTGATTCACGATTTGAAAAACGTCAATCCAAGCGCGTCGATCTCCGTGAAATTGGTATCGGAAGTCGGTGTGGGCACGATTGCCGCGGGTGTTGCAAAAGCGAAGTCTGATCATATCGTGATCGCAGGTCATGACGGTGGTACAGGTGCGTCGCCTTTGTCCTCGATTAAGCATGCCGGTACGCCATGGGAACTCGGTTTGTCGGAAGCGCAGCAGACCTTGGTCTTGAATGGTTTGCGTGGTCGTGTTCGTGTTCAAGCAGACGGTCAAATGAAAACAGGGCGCGACGTTGTGATCGCCGCCATGCTCGGTGCTGATGAGGTTGGTTTCGCGACCGCACCTTTGGTGGTCGAAGGTTGCATCATGATGCGTAAGTGCCATTTGAATACCTGCCCAGTTGGTGTGGCAACTCAAGATCCAGAATTGCGTAAGAAATTTTCTGGTAAGCCTGAACATGTCGTGAATTACTTCTTCTTCGTCGCCGAAGAAGCGCGTCAAATTATGGCGCAATTGGGTATCCGCACCTTTGATGAATTGATCGGTCGTGTAGATTTGCTGGATAAGTCCAAAGCCATCAGCCATTGGAAAGCGAAAGGTTTGGATTTCACACGCATCTTCCATCAAGTAGAAACGAGCGAAGATACAGCAACGCGTCATGTGGATGGACAAGATCACGGCCTCGACAAAGCACTCGACAATAAGTTGATCATGCAAGCGAAGTTGGCTTTGGAAACCGGTGAGAAAGTTTCCTTTATCCAGCCAGTGAAGAATTTGAATCGTACTGTGGGTGCGATGTTGTCTGGCGAAGTCGCGAAACGTTATGGTCACGCTGGCTTGCCGGACGACACCATCCACGTGCAATTGCAAGGGACAGCGGGGCAATCGGTAGGCGCTTTCTTGGCACGTGGTGTGACTTTGGATTTGGTCGGAGAAGGGAATGACTACGTCGGTAAAGGTTTGTCTGGTGGCCGTATCATCATTCGCCCGAATACCGAATTCCGTGGTTGGGCTGTCGATAACATCATTTGTGGCAACACCGTGATGTACGGTGCGATCGCTGGCGAAGCGTTCATTAATGGCGTGGCCGGTGAGCGTTTTGCAGTGCGTAACTCTGGCGCGATCGCAATTGTTGAGGGCACTGGAGACCACGGTTGTGAATACATGACAGGTGGCACTGTGATCGTACTCGGCAACACCGGTCGCAATTTCGCGGCAGGTATGTCCGGTGGTATCGCCTACGTGTATGACCCAGACGGTGAATTCGAAGCGAAATGCAATACCGCGATGGTGAGTTTGGATCGTGTCATCGCTGGCGATGAACAAGAAAAGAACGTCGATAAATCGTTATGGCATAGCGCGACCCGCGGCGGCGAGCGTCAAACCGATGAAGCAATTTTGCGCGGCTTGATCGAACGTCACTTCAAACATACTGGCAGCACCCGTGCTCGTAATTTGTTAGACGATTGGGCCCGTAGCCGTGCCAAGTTCGTCAAAGTATTCCCGAACGAATACAAGCGCGCTTTGGCAGAAATGTATGGAGCGGAGCAAGCTGCAGTGAAGTTGGAAAAAGCGGCTTAA
- a CDS encoding DUF4291 domain-containing protein: MMKFKNYLTQQKEWPQSGEHIMAHFDQDTIVVYQAYSGPIAEYALKHQRFGGAFSYQRMSWIKPNFLWMMYRSGWAQKQGQEFVLAIRLRRTFFDEILSKAVASSFGAANMDDEAQWRTALSNSEVRLQWDPDHDPFGNSCTRRAIQLGLRGSMLARYGQEKILRIEDITAFVQQQRRQRDLDLSLLETPAESIYIPHQTVS; this comes from the coding sequence ATGATGAAATTTAAGAACTACCTTACTCAACAAAAAGAATGGCCGCAAAGTGGCGAACATATTATGGCGCACTTCGATCAAGACACGATCGTCGTATATCAAGCTTATTCAGGGCCAATTGCCGAATACGCCCTCAAACATCAACGCTTTGGCGGCGCATTCAGCTATCAAAGGATGAGCTGGATCAAACCCAATTTCCTGTGGATGATGTACCGCTCCGGATGGGCGCAAAAACAAGGACAAGAATTTGTGTTAGCGATACGATTACGACGTACGTTTTTTGACGAGATCTTATCGAAAGCAGTTGCGTCGAGCTTTGGCGCTGCCAATATGGACGATGAAGCACAATGGAGGACTGCGCTGAGCAATTCTGAGGTACGCTTACAGTGGGATCCCGATCACGATCCCTTCGGCAATTCGTGCACAAGGCGCGCCATTCAGTTAGGGCTACGTGGATCGATGTTGGCGAGATATGGCCAAGAGAAAATTCTGCGCATTGAGGACATCACGGCTTTTGTTCAACAGCAGCGGCGCCAAAGAGATCTCGACCTTAGTCTTCTCGAAACGCCTGCAGAGTCCATCTATATTCCACACCAAACAGTAAGCTAG
- a CDS encoding NADAR family protein encodes MKVLNKQELALLKEQHDFLFFWGHQEKHPKTVTKACLSQWYPARFQVDGQTYISAEQYMMAAKAKLFKDQSVYDRILLETEQGKIKALGRQIKGFDETIWTLHRLEIVCEANLAKFSQNPALKNFLLNTGNRILVEASPVDFIWGIGLSHDAPEANNPDSWLGENLLGFCLMEVRRRLSQAE; translated from the coding sequence ATGAAGGTACTCAACAAACAGGAACTCGCACTGCTCAAAGAACAGCATGATTTCCTTTTCTTCTGGGGACATCAAGAAAAGCATCCTAAAACAGTGACCAAAGCTTGCTTAAGCCAATGGTATCCCGCGAGATTCCAGGTCGATGGTCAAACCTATATCTCAGCTGAACAATACATGATGGCGGCGAAAGCAAAGCTATTCAAAGATCAGTCAGTGTACGACCGCATTTTGCTTGAAACAGAGCAAGGAAAAATTAAAGCGCTAGGTCGTCAGATCAAAGGATTTGACGAAACAATCTGGACGCTGCACCGTCTCGAAATCGTGTGTGAGGCAAATCTGGCAAAGTTTAGTCAAAACCCTGCTCTCAAGAATTTTCTACTCAACACCGGAAACCGAATTCTAGTAGAAGCCAGCCCTGTCGACTTCATCTGGGGTATCGGTCTAAGCCATGATGCGCCCGAGGCGAATAACCCAGATTCTTGGCTGGGAGAAAACCTGCTCGGTTTCTGCCTGATGGAAGTTCGCAGGCGGCTCTCTCAAGCAGAATAA